One genomic window of Camelina sativa cultivar DH55 chromosome 5, Cs, whole genome shotgun sequence includes the following:
- the LOC104786368 gene encoding protein FAR1-RELATED SEQUENCE 2-like isoform X6 translates to MRAGIRGTIEDKDDEYDLSSKGFDDPDSFDDMDVEEVGIDLLTRSGNVDEFCEASTSGNVARSLDQFTTVGKPRDGMEFESKEAAYYFYREYARSVGFGITIKASRRSKRSGKFIDVKIACSRFGTKREISAAINPRSCPKTGCKAGLHMKRKEDEKWVIYSFVKEHNHEICPDDLYISIRGKNKPAGALAKPKKGLQLAIEKEDFKLLLEHFMDMQDKQPGFFYAVDFNSENHVRNVFWLDAKAKHDYCSFSDVVLFDTFYVRSRYRIPFAPFIGVSHHCQYVLLGCVLIGEESESTYSWIFRTWLKAVGGHAPGVMITDQDQLLSDIVVEVFPSARHCFCLWSVLSKIPEMLNPFVSQDDGFVESFRNCVHSSWTDEQFERRWSNIISKFELDENEWLQLLFRDRKKWVPLYFHGICLAGLSGPERPASVAAHFDHYMNSEATFKDFFELYGQFLQYRSDVEAKDDLESQSKQPTVKSSLAFEKQLSLIYTDAAFKKFQAQVPGVVSCQLRKEREDGTTAIFRVEDFEERQNLSVALNKELLDVCCSCHLFEYQGFLCKHAILVLQNSDVSCIPSQYILKRWSKRCNNIEGKKEKCVAIHNRMARFDDLCRRFVKLGEVASLSDEAYKTALTLLEETKKHCVNDSPKFPSEQDKLMTGGSIGLEGEGMLESTSKLSKKKKIQKKRKVYCRPEDATNRSEELPQETEQVSSRASTFENCYIPQADMEETEQGSRATNFGVYYSTQQTIQGVGSLFSHLFLPPKMVTTDTRQPYKPWEACIHFMDG, encoded by the exons ATGAGAGCTGGAATTAGGGGAACTATAGAAGACAAAGACGACGAATACGATTTGAGCTcgaaag GTTTTGATGATCCTGATAGTTTTGATGACATGGATGTTGAAGAAGTGGGAATAGATCTTCTAACAAGAAGTGGTAATGTAGATGAGTTTTGTGAGGCAAGTACGAGTGGGAACGTTGCTCGTAGTTTAGACCAGTTTACAACGGTTGGTAAGCCCAGAGATGGGATGGAGTTTGAGTCAAAGGAAGCTGCGTACTATTTCTACAGAGAGTACGCTCGATCAGTGGGATTTGGGATCACAATAAAAGCTAGCCGTCGTTCTAAAAGATCGGGAAAGTTTATTGATGTCAAGATAGCATGTTCAAGATTTGGAACCAAGCGCGAGATAAGCGCAGCTATAAACCCACGATCTTGTCCAAAGACGGGTTGCAAAGCTGGTCTACATATGAAGAggaaagaagatgagaaatgggttatttatagttttgtaaAAGAACATAACCATGAGATATGTCCAGATGATTTATATATTAGCATAAGGGGAAAGAACAAGCCTGCTGGTGCGCTAGCCAAACCAAAGAAAGGTCTTCAACTGGCTATAGAAAAGGAAGACTTCAAGTTACTACTGGAGCATTTTATGGACATGCAGGATAAGCAGCCTGGTTTTTTCTATGCGGTTGATTTCAACAGTGAGAATCATGTTAGAAATGTCTTTTGGCTTGATGCAAAGGCCAAGCATGACTATTGCAGTTTTTCTGATGTTGTTCTCTTTGACACATTTTATGTTAGGAGCAGATACAGAATCCCGTTTGCTCCTTTTATTGGGGTTAGCCATCACTGTCAATACGTGTTGCTTGGATGTGTTTTGATTGGAGAAGAGAGTGAGTCAACGTATTCTTGGATATTTCGGACGTGGCTTAAAGCAGTCGGTGGTCATGCTCCTGGAGTGATGATAACAGATCAGGATCAGCTTCTCAGTGACATTGTTGTTGAAGTTTTTCCAAGTGCTCGTCATTGCTTCTGTTTGTGGAGTGTGCTGAGTAAGATTCCTGAGATGCTGAATCCTTTTGTGAGTCAAGATGATGGTTTTGTGGAAAGTTTTAGAAATTGCGTACACAGCTCTTGGACAGATGAACAATTTGAAAGAAGGTGGTCAAATATAATTAGTAAATTTGAACTTGACGAAAATGAGTGGCTTCAGTTGTTGTTTAGAGATCGTAAAAAATGGGTTCCACTTTATTTTCATGGGATTTGTTTAGCTGGACTGTCTGGACCTGAAAGACCTGCCAGTGTTGCCGCTCATTTTGACCATTATATGAACTCAGAGGCTACGTTCAAGGACTTCTTTGAACTCTACGGGCAGTTTCTGCAGTATCGATCTGATGTGGAAGCAAAAGATGATCTGGAATCTCAGAGCAAACAGCCTACAGTGAAGTCTTCTTTGGCTTTCGAGAAACAACTTTCCTTGATCTACACTGACGCTGCTTTTAAGAAGTTCCAAGCTCAGGTACCGGGCGTTGTTTCTTGTCAACTccgaaaagaaagagaagatgggACAACAGCAATATTCCGCGTCGAAGATTTTGAGGAACGACAAAATTTATCTGTTGCTCTGAACAAAGAGTTGTTGGATGTGTGCTGCTCTTGTCATTTATTTGAGTACCAGGGATTCCTATGCAAACACGCTATACTTGTACTTCAAAACTCTGATGTTTCCTGCATTCCATCTCAATATATATTGAAGCGTTGGTCAAAGAGATGTAACAACATAgagggtaaaaaagaaaaatgtgtcgCTATTCATAATCGAATGGCACGCTTTGATGATCTCTGTAGGCGCTTTGTTAAGCTGGGAGAAGTTGCATCTTTATCAGATGAAGCCTACAAGACTGCTTTAACGTTGTTGGAGGAAACCAAGAAGCATTGTGTTAATGATTCTCCCAAGTTTCCTTCAGAGCAAGATAAGTTAATGACGGGTGGATCTATTGGCTTAGAAGGTGAAGGTATGTTGGAAAGTACATCAAAATtgtccaagaaaaagaaaattcagaagaaaagaaag GTTTACTGTAGGCCAGAGGATGCAACAAACAGGTCAGAAGAACTACCCCAAGAAACC GAACAAGTTAGCTCCAGAGCTTCTACGTTTGAGAATTGTTACATTCCGCAAGCAGATATGGAAGAGACCGAACAGGGCTCCCGTGCAACAAATTTTGGGGTCTATTATTCAACTCAACAAACAATTCAAGGAGTGGGTTCACTTTT TTCTCATCTGTTTCTTCCACCCAAGATGGTTACTACGGACACCCGCCAACCATACAAGCCATG GGAAGCATGTATTCACTTCATGGACGGGTGA
- the LOC104786368 gene encoding protein FAR1-RELATED SEQUENCE 2-like isoform X8, with translation MRAGIRGTIEDKDDEYDLSSKGFDDPDSFDDMDVEEVGIDLLTRSGNVDEFCEASTSGNVARSLDQFTTVGKPRDGMEFESKEAAYYFYREYARSVGFGITIKASRRSKRSGKFIDVKIACSRFGTKREISAAINPRSCPKTGCKAGLHMKRKEDEKWVIYSFVKEHNHEICPDDLYISIRGKNKPAGALAKPKKGLQLAIEKEDFKLLLEHFMDMQDKQPGFFYAVDFNSENHVRNVFWLDAKAKHDYCSFSDVVLFDTFYVRSRYRIPFAPFIGVSHHCQYVLLGCVLIGEESESTYSWIFRTWLKAVGGHAPGVMITDQDQLLSDIVVEVFPSARHCFCLWSVLSKIPEMLNPFVSQDDGFVESFRNCVHSSWTDEQFERRWSNIISKFELDENEWLQLLFRDRKKWVPLYFHGICLAGLSGPERPASVAAHFDHYMNSEATFKDFFELYGQFLQYRSDVEAKDDLESQSKQPTVKSSLAFEKQLSLIYTDAAFKKFQAQVPGVVSCQLRKEREDGTTAIFRVEDFEERQNLSVALNKELLDVCCSCHLFEYQGFLCKHAILVLQNSDVSCIPSQYILKRWSKRCNNIEGKKEKCVAIHNRMARFDDLCRRFVKLGEVASLSDEAYKTALTLLEETKKHCVNDSPKFPSEQDKLMTGGSIGLEGEGMLESTSKLSKKKKIQKKRKVYCRPEDATNRSEELPQETEQVSSRASTFENCYIPQADMEETEQGSRATNFGVYYSTQQTIQGFSSVSSTQDGYYGHPPTIQAMVFGS, from the exons ATGAGAGCTGGAATTAGGGGAACTATAGAAGACAAAGACGACGAATACGATTTGAGCTcgaaag GTTTTGATGATCCTGATAGTTTTGATGACATGGATGTTGAAGAAGTGGGAATAGATCTTCTAACAAGAAGTGGTAATGTAGATGAGTTTTGTGAGGCAAGTACGAGTGGGAACGTTGCTCGTAGTTTAGACCAGTTTACAACGGTTGGTAAGCCCAGAGATGGGATGGAGTTTGAGTCAAAGGAAGCTGCGTACTATTTCTACAGAGAGTACGCTCGATCAGTGGGATTTGGGATCACAATAAAAGCTAGCCGTCGTTCTAAAAGATCGGGAAAGTTTATTGATGTCAAGATAGCATGTTCAAGATTTGGAACCAAGCGCGAGATAAGCGCAGCTATAAACCCACGATCTTGTCCAAAGACGGGTTGCAAAGCTGGTCTACATATGAAGAggaaagaagatgagaaatgggttatttatagttttgtaaAAGAACATAACCATGAGATATGTCCAGATGATTTATATATTAGCATAAGGGGAAAGAACAAGCCTGCTGGTGCGCTAGCCAAACCAAAGAAAGGTCTTCAACTGGCTATAGAAAAGGAAGACTTCAAGTTACTACTGGAGCATTTTATGGACATGCAGGATAAGCAGCCTGGTTTTTTCTATGCGGTTGATTTCAACAGTGAGAATCATGTTAGAAATGTCTTTTGGCTTGATGCAAAGGCCAAGCATGACTATTGCAGTTTTTCTGATGTTGTTCTCTTTGACACATTTTATGTTAGGAGCAGATACAGAATCCCGTTTGCTCCTTTTATTGGGGTTAGCCATCACTGTCAATACGTGTTGCTTGGATGTGTTTTGATTGGAGAAGAGAGTGAGTCAACGTATTCTTGGATATTTCGGACGTGGCTTAAAGCAGTCGGTGGTCATGCTCCTGGAGTGATGATAACAGATCAGGATCAGCTTCTCAGTGACATTGTTGTTGAAGTTTTTCCAAGTGCTCGTCATTGCTTCTGTTTGTGGAGTGTGCTGAGTAAGATTCCTGAGATGCTGAATCCTTTTGTGAGTCAAGATGATGGTTTTGTGGAAAGTTTTAGAAATTGCGTACACAGCTCTTGGACAGATGAACAATTTGAAAGAAGGTGGTCAAATATAATTAGTAAATTTGAACTTGACGAAAATGAGTGGCTTCAGTTGTTGTTTAGAGATCGTAAAAAATGGGTTCCACTTTATTTTCATGGGATTTGTTTAGCTGGACTGTCTGGACCTGAAAGACCTGCCAGTGTTGCCGCTCATTTTGACCATTATATGAACTCAGAGGCTACGTTCAAGGACTTCTTTGAACTCTACGGGCAGTTTCTGCAGTATCGATCTGATGTGGAAGCAAAAGATGATCTGGAATCTCAGAGCAAACAGCCTACAGTGAAGTCTTCTTTGGCTTTCGAGAAACAACTTTCCTTGATCTACACTGACGCTGCTTTTAAGAAGTTCCAAGCTCAGGTACCGGGCGTTGTTTCTTGTCAACTccgaaaagaaagagaagatgggACAACAGCAATATTCCGCGTCGAAGATTTTGAGGAACGACAAAATTTATCTGTTGCTCTGAACAAAGAGTTGTTGGATGTGTGCTGCTCTTGTCATTTATTTGAGTACCAGGGATTCCTATGCAAACACGCTATACTTGTACTTCAAAACTCTGATGTTTCCTGCATTCCATCTCAATATATATTGAAGCGTTGGTCAAAGAGATGTAACAACATAgagggtaaaaaagaaaaatgtgtcgCTATTCATAATCGAATGGCACGCTTTGATGATCTCTGTAGGCGCTTTGTTAAGCTGGGAGAAGTTGCATCTTTATCAGATGAAGCCTACAAGACTGCTTTAACGTTGTTGGAGGAAACCAAGAAGCATTGTGTTAATGATTCTCCCAAGTTTCCTTCAGAGCAAGATAAGTTAATGACGGGTGGATCTATTGGCTTAGAAGGTGAAGGTATGTTGGAAAGTACATCAAAATtgtccaagaaaaagaaaattcagaagaaaagaaag GTTTACTGTAGGCCAGAGGATGCAACAAACAGGTCAGAAGAACTACCCCAAGAAACC GAACAAGTTAGCTCCAGAGCTTCTACGTTTGAGAATTGTTACATTCCGCAAGCAGATATGGAAGAGACCGAACAGGGCTCCCGTGCAACAAATTTTGGGGTCTATTATTCAACTCAACAAACAATTCAAGGA TTCTCATCTGTTTCTTCCACCCAAGATGGTTACTACGGACACCCGCCAACCATACAAGCCATG GTTTTTGGAAGTTAA
- the LOC104786368 gene encoding protein FAR1-RELATED SEQUENCE 2-like isoform X5, whose protein sequence is MRAGIRGTIEDKDDEYDLSSKGFDDPDSFDDMDVEEVGIDLLTRSGNVDEFCEASTSGNVARSLDQFTTVGKPRDGMEFESKEAAYYFYREYARSVGFGITIKASRRSKRSGKFIDVKIACSRFGTKREISAAINPRSCPKTGCKAGLHMKRKEDEKWVIYSFVKEHNHEICPDDLYISIRGKNKPAGALAKPKKGLQLAIEKEDFKLLLEHFMDMQDKQPGFFYAVDFNSENHVRNVFWLDAKAKHDYCSFSDVVLFDTFYVRSRYRIPFAPFIGVSHHCQYVLLGCVLIGEESESTYSWIFRTWLKAVGGHAPGVMITDQDQLLSDIVVEVFPSARHCFCLWSVLSKIPEMLNPFVSQDDGFVESFRNCVHSSWTDEQFERRWSNIISKFELDENEWLQLLFRDRKKWVPLYFHGICLAGLSGPERPASVAAHFDHYMNSEATFKDFFELYGQFLQYRSDVEAKDDLESQSKQPTVKSSLAFEKQLSLIYTDAAFKKFQAQVPGVVSCQLRKEREDGTTAIFRVEDFEERQNLSVALNKELLDVCCSCHLFEYQGFLCKHAILVLQNSDVSCIPSQYILKRWSKRCNNIEGKKEKCVAIHNRMARFDDLCRRFVKLGEVASLSDEAYKTALTLLEETKKHCVNDSPKFPSEQDKLMTGGSIGLEGEGMLESTSKLSKKKKIQKKRKVYCRPEDATNRSEELPQETEQVSSRASTFENCYIPQADMEETEQGSRATNFGVYYSTQQTIQGVGSLFSHLFLPPKMVTTDTRQPYKPWFLEVKNGARD, encoded by the exons ATGAGAGCTGGAATTAGGGGAACTATAGAAGACAAAGACGACGAATACGATTTGAGCTcgaaag GTTTTGATGATCCTGATAGTTTTGATGACATGGATGTTGAAGAAGTGGGAATAGATCTTCTAACAAGAAGTGGTAATGTAGATGAGTTTTGTGAGGCAAGTACGAGTGGGAACGTTGCTCGTAGTTTAGACCAGTTTACAACGGTTGGTAAGCCCAGAGATGGGATGGAGTTTGAGTCAAAGGAAGCTGCGTACTATTTCTACAGAGAGTACGCTCGATCAGTGGGATTTGGGATCACAATAAAAGCTAGCCGTCGTTCTAAAAGATCGGGAAAGTTTATTGATGTCAAGATAGCATGTTCAAGATTTGGAACCAAGCGCGAGATAAGCGCAGCTATAAACCCACGATCTTGTCCAAAGACGGGTTGCAAAGCTGGTCTACATATGAAGAggaaagaagatgagaaatgggttatttatagttttgtaaAAGAACATAACCATGAGATATGTCCAGATGATTTATATATTAGCATAAGGGGAAAGAACAAGCCTGCTGGTGCGCTAGCCAAACCAAAGAAAGGTCTTCAACTGGCTATAGAAAAGGAAGACTTCAAGTTACTACTGGAGCATTTTATGGACATGCAGGATAAGCAGCCTGGTTTTTTCTATGCGGTTGATTTCAACAGTGAGAATCATGTTAGAAATGTCTTTTGGCTTGATGCAAAGGCCAAGCATGACTATTGCAGTTTTTCTGATGTTGTTCTCTTTGACACATTTTATGTTAGGAGCAGATACAGAATCCCGTTTGCTCCTTTTATTGGGGTTAGCCATCACTGTCAATACGTGTTGCTTGGATGTGTTTTGATTGGAGAAGAGAGTGAGTCAACGTATTCTTGGATATTTCGGACGTGGCTTAAAGCAGTCGGTGGTCATGCTCCTGGAGTGATGATAACAGATCAGGATCAGCTTCTCAGTGACATTGTTGTTGAAGTTTTTCCAAGTGCTCGTCATTGCTTCTGTTTGTGGAGTGTGCTGAGTAAGATTCCTGAGATGCTGAATCCTTTTGTGAGTCAAGATGATGGTTTTGTGGAAAGTTTTAGAAATTGCGTACACAGCTCTTGGACAGATGAACAATTTGAAAGAAGGTGGTCAAATATAATTAGTAAATTTGAACTTGACGAAAATGAGTGGCTTCAGTTGTTGTTTAGAGATCGTAAAAAATGGGTTCCACTTTATTTTCATGGGATTTGTTTAGCTGGACTGTCTGGACCTGAAAGACCTGCCAGTGTTGCCGCTCATTTTGACCATTATATGAACTCAGAGGCTACGTTCAAGGACTTCTTTGAACTCTACGGGCAGTTTCTGCAGTATCGATCTGATGTGGAAGCAAAAGATGATCTGGAATCTCAGAGCAAACAGCCTACAGTGAAGTCTTCTTTGGCTTTCGAGAAACAACTTTCCTTGATCTACACTGACGCTGCTTTTAAGAAGTTCCAAGCTCAGGTACCGGGCGTTGTTTCTTGTCAACTccgaaaagaaagagaagatgggACAACAGCAATATTCCGCGTCGAAGATTTTGAGGAACGACAAAATTTATCTGTTGCTCTGAACAAAGAGTTGTTGGATGTGTGCTGCTCTTGTCATTTATTTGAGTACCAGGGATTCCTATGCAAACACGCTATACTTGTACTTCAAAACTCTGATGTTTCCTGCATTCCATCTCAATATATATTGAAGCGTTGGTCAAAGAGATGTAACAACATAgagggtaaaaaagaaaaatgtgtcgCTATTCATAATCGAATGGCACGCTTTGATGATCTCTGTAGGCGCTTTGTTAAGCTGGGAGAAGTTGCATCTTTATCAGATGAAGCCTACAAGACTGCTTTAACGTTGTTGGAGGAAACCAAGAAGCATTGTGTTAATGATTCTCCCAAGTTTCCTTCAGAGCAAGATAAGTTAATGACGGGTGGATCTATTGGCTTAGAAGGTGAAGGTATGTTGGAAAGTACATCAAAATtgtccaagaaaaagaaaattcagaagaaaagaaag GTTTACTGTAGGCCAGAGGATGCAACAAACAGGTCAGAAGAACTACCCCAAGAAACC GAACAAGTTAGCTCCAGAGCTTCTACGTTTGAGAATTGTTACATTCCGCAAGCAGATATGGAAGAGACCGAACAGGGCTCCCGTGCAACAAATTTTGGGGTCTATTATTCAACTCAACAAACAATTCAAGGAGTGGGTTCACTTTT TTCTCATCTGTTTCTTCCACCCAAGATGGTTACTACGGACACCCGCCAACCATACAAGCCATG GTTTTTGGAAGTTAAAAATGGAGCACGAGACTGA
- the LOC104786368 gene encoding protein FAR1-RELATED SEQUENCE 2-like isoform X7 yields the protein MRAGIRGTIEDKDDEYDLSSKGFDDPDSFDDMDVEEVGIDLLTRSGNVDEFCEASTSGNVARSLDQFTTVGKPRDGMEFESKEAAYYFYREYARSVGFGITIKASRRSKRSGKFIDVKIACSRFGTKREISAAINPRSCPKTGCKAGLHMKRKEDEKWVIYSFVKEHNHEICPDDLYISIRGKNKPAGALAKPKKGLQLAIEKEDFKLLLEHFMDMQDKQPGFFYAVDFNSENHVRNVFWLDAKAKHDYCSFSDVVLFDTFYVRSRYRIPFAPFIGVSHHCQYVLLGCVLIGEESESTYSWIFRTWLKAVGGHAPGVMITDQDQLLSDIVVEVFPSARHCFCLWSVLSKIPEMLNPFVSQDDGFVESFRNCVHSSWTDEQFERRWSNIISKFELDENEWLQLLFRDRKKWVPLYFHGICLAGLSGPERPASVAAHFDHYMNSEATFKDFFELYGQFLQYRSDVEAKDDLESQSKQPTVKSSLAFEKQLSLIYTDAAFKKFQAQVPGVVSCQLRKEREDGTTAIFRVEDFEERQNLSVALNKELLDVCCSCHLFEYQGFLCKHAILVLQNSDVSCIPSQYILKRWSKRCNNIEGKKEKCVAIHNRMARFDDLCRRFVKLGEVASLSDEAYKTALTLLEETKKHCVNDSPKFPSEQDKLMTGGSIGLEGEGMLESTSKLSKKKKIQKKRKVYCRPEDATNRSEELPQETEQVSSRASTFENCYIPQADMEETEQGSRATNFGVYYSTQQTIQGVGSLFSHLFLPPKMVTTDTRQPYKPC from the exons ATGAGAGCTGGAATTAGGGGAACTATAGAAGACAAAGACGACGAATACGATTTGAGCTcgaaag GTTTTGATGATCCTGATAGTTTTGATGACATGGATGTTGAAGAAGTGGGAATAGATCTTCTAACAAGAAGTGGTAATGTAGATGAGTTTTGTGAGGCAAGTACGAGTGGGAACGTTGCTCGTAGTTTAGACCAGTTTACAACGGTTGGTAAGCCCAGAGATGGGATGGAGTTTGAGTCAAAGGAAGCTGCGTACTATTTCTACAGAGAGTACGCTCGATCAGTGGGATTTGGGATCACAATAAAAGCTAGCCGTCGTTCTAAAAGATCGGGAAAGTTTATTGATGTCAAGATAGCATGTTCAAGATTTGGAACCAAGCGCGAGATAAGCGCAGCTATAAACCCACGATCTTGTCCAAAGACGGGTTGCAAAGCTGGTCTACATATGAAGAggaaagaagatgagaaatgggttatttatagttttgtaaAAGAACATAACCATGAGATATGTCCAGATGATTTATATATTAGCATAAGGGGAAAGAACAAGCCTGCTGGTGCGCTAGCCAAACCAAAGAAAGGTCTTCAACTGGCTATAGAAAAGGAAGACTTCAAGTTACTACTGGAGCATTTTATGGACATGCAGGATAAGCAGCCTGGTTTTTTCTATGCGGTTGATTTCAACAGTGAGAATCATGTTAGAAATGTCTTTTGGCTTGATGCAAAGGCCAAGCATGACTATTGCAGTTTTTCTGATGTTGTTCTCTTTGACACATTTTATGTTAGGAGCAGATACAGAATCCCGTTTGCTCCTTTTATTGGGGTTAGCCATCACTGTCAATACGTGTTGCTTGGATGTGTTTTGATTGGAGAAGAGAGTGAGTCAACGTATTCTTGGATATTTCGGACGTGGCTTAAAGCAGTCGGTGGTCATGCTCCTGGAGTGATGATAACAGATCAGGATCAGCTTCTCAGTGACATTGTTGTTGAAGTTTTTCCAAGTGCTCGTCATTGCTTCTGTTTGTGGAGTGTGCTGAGTAAGATTCCTGAGATGCTGAATCCTTTTGTGAGTCAAGATGATGGTTTTGTGGAAAGTTTTAGAAATTGCGTACACAGCTCTTGGACAGATGAACAATTTGAAAGAAGGTGGTCAAATATAATTAGTAAATTTGAACTTGACGAAAATGAGTGGCTTCAGTTGTTGTTTAGAGATCGTAAAAAATGGGTTCCACTTTATTTTCATGGGATTTGTTTAGCTGGACTGTCTGGACCTGAAAGACCTGCCAGTGTTGCCGCTCATTTTGACCATTATATGAACTCAGAGGCTACGTTCAAGGACTTCTTTGAACTCTACGGGCAGTTTCTGCAGTATCGATCTGATGTGGAAGCAAAAGATGATCTGGAATCTCAGAGCAAACAGCCTACAGTGAAGTCTTCTTTGGCTTTCGAGAAACAACTTTCCTTGATCTACACTGACGCTGCTTTTAAGAAGTTCCAAGCTCAGGTACCGGGCGTTGTTTCTTGTCAACTccgaaaagaaagagaagatgggACAACAGCAATATTCCGCGTCGAAGATTTTGAGGAACGACAAAATTTATCTGTTGCTCTGAACAAAGAGTTGTTGGATGTGTGCTGCTCTTGTCATTTATTTGAGTACCAGGGATTCCTATGCAAACACGCTATACTTGTACTTCAAAACTCTGATGTTTCCTGCATTCCATCTCAATATATATTGAAGCGTTGGTCAAAGAGATGTAACAACATAgagggtaaaaaagaaaaatgtgtcgCTATTCATAATCGAATGGCACGCTTTGATGATCTCTGTAGGCGCTTTGTTAAGCTGGGAGAAGTTGCATCTTTATCAGATGAAGCCTACAAGACTGCTTTAACGTTGTTGGAGGAAACCAAGAAGCATTGTGTTAATGATTCTCCCAAGTTTCCTTCAGAGCAAGATAAGTTAATGACGGGTGGATCTATTGGCTTAGAAGGTGAAGGTATGTTGGAAAGTACATCAAAATtgtccaagaaaaagaaaattcagaagaaaagaaag GTTTACTGTAGGCCAGAGGATGCAACAAACAGGTCAGAAGAACTACCCCAAGAAACC GAACAAGTTAGCTCCAGAGCTTCTACGTTTGAGAATTGTTACATTCCGCAAGCAGATATGGAAGAGACCGAACAGGGCTCCCGTGCAACAAATTTTGGGGTCTATTATTCAACTCAACAAACAATTCAAGGAGTGGGTTCACTTTT TTCTCATCTGTTTCTTCCACCCAAGATGGTTACTACGGACACCCGCCAACCATACAAGCCATG TTAA